The Dunckerocampus dactyliophorus isolate RoL2022-P2 chromosome 1, RoL_Ddac_1.1, whole genome shotgun sequence genome has a segment encoding these proteins:
- the taf11 gene encoding transcription initiation factor TFIID subunit 11 translates to MADPARIKTEGTPERGAAGQDEQPAANVPDDVRVPATEKPVDEPKESSSQDQHKQDIKSEAAAEDEDEGTSGQPPSKRLKVEPEKKKEKRHKVDEDEIQKMQVLVSSFSEDQLNRYEMYRRSAFPKAAIKRLIQSITGSSVSQNVVIAMSGISKVFAGEIVEEALDVCEKWGDTPPLQPKHMREAVRRLKSRHQIPNTKYKNILFH, encoded by the exons ATGGCAGATCCTGCACGGATCAAAACTGAGGGTACACCTGAGAGAGGTGCTGCCGGCCAAGACGAACAGCCTGCAGCTAATGTGCCTGACGACGTAAGGGTCCCAGCTACGGAAAAGCCTGTAGACGAACCGAAGGAGTCGTCTTCTCAAGACCAGCACAAACAGGACATTAAGTCT GAAGCGGCAGCAGAGGATGAGGATGAAGGAACTTCAGGTCAGCCTCCATCGAAAAGACTTAAGGTGGAGCCagagaagaaaaaggaaaagcGGCACAAGGTTGACGAGGATGAAATACAAAAGATGCA GGTTTTGGTGTCGTCCTTCTCTGAAGACCAGCTGAATCGCTATGAAATGTACAGACGTTCTGCCTTCCCTAAGGCTGCCATTAAGAGG cTGATCCAGTCTATAACAGGATCGTCAGTGTCCCAGAATGTTGTGATTGCAATGTCTGGTATCTCCAAAGTTTTTGCTGGGGAAATAGTTGAGGAAG CATTGGATGTTTGTGAGAAGTGGGGAGATACGCCACCGCTTCAGCCCAAGCACATGAGGGAGGCTGTGAGGAGGCTGAAGAGTCGCCATCAGATTCCCAACACCAAGTACAAGAACATTCTGTTTCACTGA